In Candidatus Wallbacteria bacterium, a single genomic region encodes these proteins:
- a CDS encoding transglutaminase-like domain-containing protein: protein MRTTLILLMIAAAALSAASPATAYKTMIPAGKSAIVHISNGSVSDTQLPEEPLDATTLEAVKRAPAWLYWELIRNLSLLQPDLRIKCAELILNAQDPYIDEIAFCVAHLAPEDLSRMDLSLIQKNAMLIYETAGQLKYVKIIDHGIAGIDRDYYSTTSYRVGNGKKICVNELPRDIYYWYIVHPKITRELPDYIDPATGEHGEPGAGVFWRDYLYNHNDPGRLLLKNILSTCEVLWCGKKNDPDNGAIGAISQWLKENIKFCTPPKRQFQPVRVYNFHEGRCSECGYLNTAAARTALIPCLLSTAYADNHKWNEFYDRRWIQWEPIGMMMDAPGTYDKWKDFPVTGVFNWRGDGYVWNSTDHYSAACKLRVRLTDLSGNPIDGAQVIVDNPGGYPKERCLWSYTDNKGECSLNLGDELQTFEARIRSGIGLIDGKFKINRSITAEVYTWSPVYYGQIRKPAAVPFELKCPDGMQLDFSVTVESELLQGQNPDDNSTFCLTQAGKIDLYLCDAENYARYLSGMQFSAALVLKNVSSLHSSVKIPAEGNWYLIFSNEGKVNAAECIKAKVECSFL from the coding sequence ATGAGAACAACCTTGATCCTGTTAATGATTGCTGCAGCCGCTTTATCTGCCGCCTCTCCCGCAACTGCTTATAAAACAATGATCCCTGCCGGAAAGAGCGCCATAGTTCATATCTCCAATGGATCGGTTTCCGATACTCAGCTACCTGAAGAGCCGCTTGACGCTACCACACTGGAGGCCGTGAAACGGGCTCCAGCGTGGCTTTACTGGGAACTTATCAGAAATTTATCGCTGCTGCAGCCTGACTTGAGGATCAAGTGTGCTGAACTGATTCTGAATGCTCAAGATCCTTATATTGATGAAATCGCGTTCTGCGTTGCGCATCTTGCTCCGGAAGACTTGTCCCGGATGGACCTTTCACTGATTCAGAAAAACGCAATGCTGATCTATGAAACTGCCGGACAGCTGAAATACGTAAAAATCATCGATCACGGGATAGCCGGAATTGACAGAGATTATTATTCGACAACAAGTTACCGCGTGGGTAACGGCAAGAAAATCTGTGTGAATGAACTGCCTCGCGACATCTATTACTGGTACATAGTGCACCCGAAAATCACCAGGGAGCTGCCTGATTACATCGATCCAGCCACTGGAGAACACGGAGAGCCGGGTGCTGGTGTTTTCTGGCGCGATTATCTTTATAACCACAATGATCCAGGCAGACTGCTACTGAAAAACATTCTCTCCACCTGCGAAGTGCTCTGGTGCGGGAAAAAAAATGACCCTGACAACGGCGCGATCGGCGCTATCAGCCAATGGCTCAAAGAAAACATCAAATTTTGCACACCTCCGAAGCGCCAGTTCCAGCCTGTGCGGGTTTATAATTTTCACGAGGGCCGCTGCAGCGAATGCGGCTACCTGAACACAGCGGCAGCCAGGACTGCCCTGATTCCATGCCTCCTTTCCACAGCCTATGCCGACAATCATAAATGGAATGAATTCTATGACAGACGCTGGATTCAGTGGGAACCGATCGGAATGATGATGGATGCGCCTGGGACATATGATAAATGGAAGGATTTTCCGGTCACAGGCGTTTTCAACTGGCGCGGAGACGGGTATGTCTGGAATTCGACAGATCACTATAGCGCTGCCTGCAAACTCAGAGTCAGGCTGACTGATCTTTCAGGTAATCCTATCGACGGAGCGCAGGTGATCGTGGACAATCCCGGCGGATACCCGAAGGAGCGCTGCCTGTGGAGCTACACGGACAATAAAGGAGAATGCAGTCTCAATCTTGGAGATGAACTGCAGACCTTTGAAGCCAGAATCAGGAGCGGGATCGGGCTGATCGACGGAAAATTCAAGATCAACCGGAGCATCACAGCTGAAGTTTACACCTGGTCGCCTGTTTATTATGGACAGATCCGGAAGCCTGCTGCGGTTCCTTTTGAATTGAAATGTCCTGACGGGATGCAGCTTGATTTTTCCGTGACTGTTGAATCCGAGTTGCTCCAGGGCCAAAATCCGGATGATAACAGCACTTTCTGCCTGACACAGGCTGGAAAAATCGATCTTTATCTGTGCGATGCGGAGAATTATGCCAGATATCTGTCAGGAATGCAGTTTTCTGCCGCTCTGGTCCTTAAAAACGTTTCCTCTCTGCATAGTTCAGTCAAAATTCCCGCTGAAGGAAACTGGTATCTGATCTTTTCCAATGAAGGCAAAGTGAACGCTGCAGAATGCATCAAGGCAAAGGTGGAATGCAGCTTCTTGTAA